A genomic window from Cutibacterium acnes includes:
- the ftsW gene encoding putative lipid II flippase FtsW yields the protein MLAQPFLDYYVILATTVLLCGIGALMGLSSSSVYSQSLGHGPYHFAIRQILFLVVGAIAAAVVSRLSETHLRQLGGFAYAVVCLMLVLVLTFLGSDAGKGNQSWLSLGPVSLQPSEFAKFALVLLGASYMSSRRGEMATPKGVGGYLGLYGVVGLLVVAQGDLGTTMIIGLIMLAQMWNFGVPKRYLGALIGLGLLAVLLLTAITPYRAERVLSFLHPDNGASTSQQPLSAIYALATGGWWGVGIGASRQKWGGLYDGAQNDFVFAVLGEEMGLLGTLGVILLFTLLIWAGVRTAMRQDSLFRRSAASTATAWIAAQALINMSVSLNLLPVVGVPLPFISIGGSALVSALLAVGLLLACARTEPDARRSTAASQRTEPARVTSVVDGGNRG from the coding sequence TTGCTGGCTCAGCCGTTTCTGGATTACTACGTCATCCTGGCTACTACCGTGCTGCTGTGCGGTATTGGCGCGCTGATGGGATTGTCATCCTCGTCGGTGTACTCCCAGTCCCTGGGTCACGGGCCTTATCACTTTGCGATTCGTCAGATCCTGTTCCTGGTAGTGGGCGCTATCGCGGCAGCCGTGGTGTCGCGGCTCTCGGAGACACATCTGAGGCAACTTGGTGGGTTCGCCTATGCCGTCGTGTGTCTCATGCTCGTTTTGGTGCTGACCTTTTTGGGTTCAGACGCTGGAAAGGGAAACCAGTCATGGCTGTCTCTCGGACCGGTTAGTTTGCAGCCCTCAGAGTTCGCAAAATTCGCCCTGGTGCTCCTTGGGGCGAGTTACATGTCTTCACGACGTGGCGAGATGGCGACTCCGAAGGGCGTGGGGGGTTACCTTGGTCTATATGGGGTCGTCGGTCTGCTTGTTGTAGCTCAGGGAGACCTCGGCACAACGATGATTATTGGCCTTATCATGTTGGCCCAGATGTGGAACTTTGGAGTGCCCAAGCGTTATTTGGGTGCCCTCATTGGCCTCGGTCTCTTGGCGGTGCTGCTGCTCACTGCCATCACCCCCTATCGCGCCGAGCGCGTGTTGTCGTTCCTGCACCCAGACAATGGCGCCAGCACCTCCCAGCAGCCTCTTTCGGCGATTTATGCGCTGGCGACCGGTGGCTGGTGGGGTGTTGGTATCGGTGCCTCCCGACAGAAATGGGGCGGCCTTTATGATGGCGCTCAGAACGACTTCGTCTTTGCCGTTCTTGGTGAGGAAATGGGCCTGCTGGGTACCCTGGGTGTCATCCTGCTGTTTACCTTGCTGATATGGGCTGGCGTGCGCACAGCGATGCGGCAGGATTCGTTGTTTCGTCGTTCAGCCGCGTCGACGGCCACCGCGTGGATTGCAGCTCAGGCCCTCATCAACATGTCTGTATCGCTGAACCTCTTGCCGGTCGTGGGCGTCCCGCTTCCGTTCATTTCTATCGGTGGTTCTGCACTAGTGTCGGCGCTGTTAGCAGTGGGGCTTTTGTTGGCATGTGCCCGCACCGAGCCTGATGCCCGGCGAAGTACTGCTGCCTCGCAACGCACTGAGCCGGCCCGAGTAACGAGCGTCGTCGATGGTGGCAACCGTGGCTGA
- the murG gene encoding undecaprenyldiphospho-muramoylpentapeptide beta-N-acetylglucosaminyltransferase, which produces MVNVVLAGGGTAGHTSPLIATAMALQERGATVSCIGTPRGLEGRVIPEAGLQLDMIPPVPLPRTVNADLFKVPARLAGAVRKAGEVLQRRQTDVVVGFGGYVSLPAYLAARRAKIPVVIHEQNAVPGLANKIAARFAVFVGTAFPDTPLPKARFVGMPLRSQITDLADASGQARAERCARARADLGLDINRPTLLVSGGSQGAVAINEAVVAARTRLLADGVQILHVLGPKNIRGATRITDELTGASWLPMGYVDDMASAYAAADLMVARSGAGTVVETATVGLPTIYVPLPHGNGEQARNATSAVDAGAGVVVANADLDVERLLAETARIHDADVLAQMSAAGRGLMPAHAAEEMAVRVISAATSIDPTIG; this is translated from the coding sequence ATGGTAAACGTTGTCTTGGCTGGCGGAGGAACGGCTGGCCATACATCGCCGTTGATCGCGACCGCGATGGCGCTGCAGGAACGTGGGGCGACGGTCTCGTGTATTGGTACGCCAAGGGGACTCGAGGGACGAGTTATCCCGGAAGCGGGGCTGCAACTTGACATGATTCCGCCGGTGCCGTTGCCCCGTACCGTTAATGCTGACCTATTCAAGGTTCCTGCTCGGCTAGCCGGGGCGGTGCGTAAGGCTGGCGAGGTGCTTCAGCGTCGCCAGACCGACGTCGTCGTCGGGTTTGGTGGCTACGTGTCGTTGCCTGCGTATTTAGCGGCCAGGCGAGCCAAGATCCCGGTCGTCATCCACGAGCAGAATGCTGTGCCGGGGTTGGCAAACAAGATTGCCGCACGCTTTGCCGTCTTCGTCGGTACGGCTTTCCCCGACACGCCCTTGCCCAAAGCGCGGTTTGTTGGCATGCCGTTGCGTTCACAGATCACCGATTTGGCTGACGCTAGTGGGCAAGCCCGAGCTGAGCGTTGTGCCCGTGCTCGTGCTGACCTTGGTCTTGACATCAACCGTCCAACTTTGTTGGTGTCGGGGGGCTCTCAGGGGGCGGTGGCCATTAATGAGGCGGTTGTTGCTGCGCGGACACGTCTACTTGCAGACGGTGTGCAGATTCTTCACGTGCTCGGGCCGAAGAACATCCGGGGGGCTACGAGGATTACCGACGAGTTGACCGGAGCGTCATGGTTGCCCATGGGATACGTTGACGACATGGCGAGTGCTTATGCGGCTGCCGACCTCATGGTGGCCCGTTCTGGCGCTGGAACAGTGGTGGAAACAGCGACCGTCGGTTTGCCGACTATCTATGTGCCGTTGCCGCACGGTAATGGCGAGCAGGCGCGCAATGCCACCTCGGCGGTCGACGCCGGAGCTGGCGTTGTCGTCGCTAATGCTGATCTGGACGTTGAGCGCCTCCTTGCGGAGACTGCCCGCATCCATGATGCTGATGTTCTTGCCCAGATGTCAGCGGCAGGACGGGGACTCATGCCCGCTCACGCTGCTGAGGAGATGGCGGTCCGGGTGATCTCGGCGGCGACGTCGATAGACCCTACGATTGGTTGA
- the murC gene encoding UDP-N-acetylmuramate--L-alanine ligase: MSLREPVELLDPSAVGPVYFIAIGGAGMSGVARIYHDLGVEVRGSDQVDSANLRDLASLGVQTWVGHDPSHLAGARTVVVSSAIRPDNPELVEAHRLGLRIWHRSAALAALMLGREGVSIAGTHGKTTTTGMVATMLDCAGADPSYVIGSPLAATGMSSHLGGGEAFVVEADESDGSFLQYPSQIVVVTNVEADHLDNWGTPQAYFDGFVSMATRPEVRYVVTNADDPGAAELACRLESTGTVRVVTYGESEQAEVRLVDLDLNGTTASATLVHGPTQGRLELQVPGRYNLSNAAAAYCVGSLLGISHQDLLTGIASFTGTLRRFQLVGRVADVSVFDDYAHHPTELRATLGAARRVVTGQGRVIACFQPHLFSRTRDFAGEFGSALTLADRVIVSDIYPAREDPIPGVTGELVHDAVIAAGGDSRYVPDKQDLPEALAEEVRPGDLVITLGAGDVTLVGPVLVGLLEGKA; encoded by the coding sequence ATGTCACTGCGGGAACCTGTCGAGCTACTTGATCCCAGCGCCGTAGGGCCGGTCTACTTCATCGCCATCGGCGGAGCCGGAATGAGCGGTGTGGCACGGATTTACCACGACTTGGGAGTTGAGGTGCGCGGCTCCGACCAGGTCGACTCGGCTAATTTGCGTGACCTTGCAAGTCTCGGCGTTCAGACCTGGGTAGGTCATGATCCGTCCCACCTGGCGGGGGCTCGTACCGTGGTCGTCTCCTCGGCTATTCGTCCTGACAACCCCGAGCTGGTCGAGGCACACCGGCTGGGTTTGCGGATCTGGCATCGCTCGGCCGCTTTGGCGGCACTCATGCTCGGCCGGGAAGGCGTCTCAATCGCTGGTACGCACGGCAAGACAACGACAACCGGCATGGTTGCCACCATGCTCGATTGTGCCGGAGCTGACCCGTCCTATGTCATTGGCTCTCCACTGGCTGCCACGGGCATGTCCTCCCATCTTGGTGGGGGAGAAGCATTCGTGGTGGAGGCTGATGAATCCGATGGGTCTTTCCTGCAGTACCCAAGCCAGATCGTCGTCGTCACCAATGTGGAAGCCGATCACCTAGACAATTGGGGTACCCCGCAGGCGTACTTCGACGGCTTCGTGTCGATGGCAACCCGTCCCGAGGTGCGCTACGTCGTGACTAATGCCGACGATCCGGGGGCAGCCGAATTGGCCTGCCGACTGGAAAGCACCGGCACAGTGCGAGTCGTTACTTACGGAGAATCTGAGCAAGCTGAGGTCAGGCTCGTTGACCTTGACTTAAATGGGACGACGGCTTCGGCGACTCTCGTTCATGGCCCTACCCAGGGACGCCTGGAGCTCCAGGTGCCTGGTCGCTACAACCTCTCTAATGCGGCAGCCGCCTACTGCGTCGGTTCCCTGCTGGGAATTAGTCACCAGGATCTGTTGACCGGGATCGCATCCTTCACGGGGACGTTGCGACGCTTCCAACTGGTGGGTCGGGTTGCTGACGTCTCAGTCTTTGACGATTACGCCCATCACCCGACCGAATTGCGCGCCACCCTTGGCGCGGCACGTCGTGTCGTGACGGGGCAGGGGAGGGTCATCGCCTGCTTCCAGCCTCATCTGTTTTCCCGTACCAGAGATTTCGCCGGGGAGTTCGGATCGGCGCTTACCCTTGCAGACCGGGTCATCGTTTCCGACATATATCCGGCCCGTGAGGATCCGATTCCCGGTGTGACCGGCGAGTTGGTGCACGACGCCGTTATCGCCGCAGGCGGGGATTCCCGGTATGTGCCCGATAAGCAGGACCTTCCGGAGGCCCTCGCTGAAGAGGTACGTCCTGGGGACCTCGTCATCACCCTTGGCGCAGGAGATGTCACTTTAGTTGGCCCGGTTCTGGTGGGCCTACTGGAGGGCAAGGCTTGA
- a CDS encoding cell division protein FtsQ/DivIB encodes MPVSDISVAMELRRRRRRKRNRIIAGVVAAVVVLVLVAMWIVRSSSLLCVNTIEVHGTRLVTASQVEQVAKIPKGQPLARVNTDDVAARVTRMDIVQQAEVYRKWPHTVVIDITELKISYQVKTLGGYLWIDPSGRIFNRTAKPTPNVVWATTSSGNRGLLRDVATVADSFPTELRRHVDHIEATSRDAIVVVLSGKRTVVWGSADQSVLKAKVTTAMLHVKATRYDVSSPEHPTSR; translated from the coding sequence ATGCCGGTTTCCGACATCAGCGTCGCGATGGAGCTACGACGTCGACGCCGTAGGAAGCGTAACCGGATCATTGCGGGTGTTGTCGCCGCTGTGGTGGTGCTCGTCCTTGTGGCGATGTGGATCGTCCGCAGCTCGTCGTTGTTGTGCGTCAACACCATCGAGGTACACGGCACTCGCCTTGTGACGGCGTCCCAAGTCGAGCAAGTCGCCAAGATCCCGAAGGGTCAGCCGCTGGCCAGGGTGAACACCGACGACGTAGCTGCGCGCGTAACGCGCATGGATATCGTCCAACAGGCTGAGGTGTACCGGAAGTGGCCGCACACTGTCGTCATTGACATCACCGAGTTGAAGATCTCGTATCAGGTGAAGACTCTTGGGGGCTACCTCTGGATCGATCCCTCCGGGAGAATCTTTAACCGAACCGCGAAACCCACTCCGAACGTGGTGTGGGCGACGACCTCATCTGGAAATCGTGGCTTATTGCGAGACGTCGCAACCGTCGCTGATTCCTTTCCCACCGAGCTTAGACGCCATGTTGACCATATCGAGGCCACATCTCGCGATGCCATTGTCGTGGTGCTGTCGGGCAAGCGAACGGTGGTGTGGGGATCGGCGGATCAATCTGTTCTCAAGGCCAAGGTCACCACAGCGATGCTCCACGTCAAGGCGACTCGTTATGACGTCTCGTCCCCTGAGCATCCGACCTCTCGCTGA